A single Streptomyces sp. Edi2 DNA region contains:
- a CDS encoding class E sortase, translating to MTATGTDEECDRSAPPPEPRRVRRAIAAVISLIGELLITAGVILGLFVAYSLWWTNVLADRAAHQQGDQVRQHWASSGPKGPGKLDTKDGIGFLHVPAMDNGEVLVKKGTDSEILNEGVAGYYTKPVKSELPEDKKGNFTLAAHRDGHGAKFHNIDKLKDGDPIVFETKDTWYVYKVFATLPETSKYNVDVLDDIPKESGKHKAGRFITLTTCTPVYTSNYRFIVWGELERTEKVDADRTPPKELR from the coding sequence GTGACTGCAACCGGAACCGACGAGGAATGCGACCGGTCCGCGCCGCCGCCCGAGCCGCGCCGGGTGCGCAGGGCCATCGCCGCCGTCATCAGCCTTATCGGTGAGCTGCTGATCACGGCCGGGGTGATCCTGGGCCTGTTCGTCGCCTACTCGCTGTGGTGGACCAACGTCCTCGCCGACCGTGCCGCGCACCAGCAGGGCGACCAGGTCCGCCAGCACTGGGCGAGCAGCGGCCCCAAGGGCCCGGGGAAGCTGGACACCAAGGACGGCATCGGCTTTCTGCACGTACCGGCGATGGACAACGGCGAGGTCCTGGTCAAGAAGGGCACCGACTCCGAGATCCTCAACGAGGGCGTGGCCGGTTACTACACCAAGCCGGTCAAGTCGGAGCTGCCGGAGGACAAGAAGGGCAACTTCACCCTCGCCGCGCACCGTGACGGCCACGGCGCGAAGTTCCACAACATCGACAAACTCAAGGACGGCGACCCGATCGTCTTCGAGACGAAGGACACCTGGTACGTCTACAAGGTGTTCGCGACGCTGCCCGAGACCTCGAAGTACAACGTGGACGTCCTCGACGACATCCCGAAGGAATCCGGCAAGCACAAGGCGGGGCGCTTCATCACCCTCACGACCTGCACCCCGGTCTACACCTCGAACTACCGCTTCATCGTCTGGGGCGAGCTGGAACGCACCGAGAAGGTCGACGCGGACCGCACACCCCCGAAGGAACTCCGCTAG
- a CDS encoding class E sortase: MTDLRPGREGRPYEPDGSQRSNGPQQSYGPQEPQGSPDPYGYPDAFEAAVEQLDDPLNDPLPGQAASSAPAPAPAPYGQPGRGRRRGKAAQEGGSQGSPWFRPHLEPERPSRPDGQSYGAETSPHGQGPGPGYAPRPAAPDSISRPYATPEAPQSPGAPEASVPPAPAPAGRPAPTAASTPAAGPAPAAPAAATPWQGDNETMALRQAEKPDDVSVSRETDTSVSRETETSASTPSSGGRAARRKAAQEAAKRGGRRGRHSGTAAATTAAATASEAAPAPLSRLEARQAARAAKDSPSLIASRALGEVFITLGVLMLLFVTYQLWWTNVMAEQEAGGAASNLQHEWDKGGGEKKNLADGERFGIMYIPKLDVKAPIAEGIDKHRVLDHGMIGHYDKNSGTKTAMPWDKKGNFAVAAHRNTHGEPFRYVNRLTKGDKIIVETKSSYYTYEMVSILPQTSPSNTSVIGPVPPGSGFTGPGRYITLTTCTPEFTSTYRMIVWGKMVDERPRSKGKPDALAG; this comes from the coding sequence GTGACCGACCTGCGCCCCGGGCGTGAAGGGAGACCCTACGAGCCGGACGGTTCGCAGCGGTCCAACGGGCCGCAGCAGTCGTACGGGCCGCAGGAACCGCAGGGATCACCGGATCCGTACGGGTACCCCGATGCGTTCGAGGCGGCGGTGGAGCAGCTGGACGACCCGCTGAACGATCCGCTGCCGGGCCAGGCGGCATCATCGGCGCCCGCGCCCGCGCCCGCTCCGTACGGGCAGCCGGGCCGGGGGCGACGGCGGGGCAAGGCGGCTCAGGAGGGCGGGAGCCAGGGCTCACCGTGGTTCCGCCCGCATCTGGAGCCGGAAAGGCCGTCCCGGCCGGACGGGCAGTCGTACGGCGCCGAGACGTCCCCCCACGGCCAGGGCCCCGGCCCCGGCTACGCCCCCCGCCCCGCGGCGCCCGACTCGATATCCCGGCCATATGCCACACCGGAGGCACCGCAGTCACCGGGGGCACCGGAGGCGTCGGTACCGCCCGCCCCCGCACCGGCCGGGCGCCCCGCGCCGACCGCCGCCTCCACGCCTGCCGCGGGCCCCGCACCGGCCGCGCCTGCCGCCGCCACACCATGGCAGGGCGACAACGAGACCATGGCGCTGCGTCAGGCGGAGAAGCCCGACGACGTGTCCGTTTCACGTGAAACGGATACCTCGGTTTCACGTGAAACCGAGACCTCGGCATCCACCCCGTCGTCCGGCGGCCGCGCGGCCCGGCGGAAGGCCGCCCAGGAGGCTGCCAAGCGAGGAGGGCGGCGCGGGCGCCACAGCGGCACGGCCGCCGCCACAACAGCCGCTGCGACCGCCTCTGAAGCGGCGCCCGCCCCGCTGTCCCGGCTGGAGGCCCGGCAGGCCGCGCGCGCAGCCAAAGACAGCCCCAGCCTGATCGCCAGCCGCGCGCTGGGCGAAGTGTTCATCACCCTCGGCGTGCTGATGCTGCTGTTCGTCACCTATCAGCTCTGGTGGACCAATGTGATGGCCGAGCAGGAGGCGGGCGGCGCCGCCAGCAACCTGCAGCACGAGTGGGACAAGGGCGGCGGCGAGAAGAAGAACCTCGCGGACGGTGAGCGCTTCGGGATCATGTACATCCCGAAGCTCGATGTGAAGGCGCCGATAGCCGAGGGCATCGACAAGCACCGTGTGCTGGACCACGGCATGATCGGCCACTACGACAAGAACAGCGGGACCAAGACGGCGATGCCCTGGGACAAGAAGGGCAACTTCGCGGTGGCGGCGCATCGCAACACACACGGCGAGCCGTTCCGCTACGTCAACAGGCTCACCAAGGGCGACAAGATCATCGTCGAGACGAAGAGCTCGTACTACACCTACGAGATGGTGAGCATCCTCCCGCAGACGTCTCCGAGCAACACCAGCGTGATCGGCCCCGTGCCGCCCGGGTCGGGATTCACCGGACCCGGCCGCTACATCACCCTGACGACCTGTACCCCGGAGTTCACCAGTACCTATCGGATGATCGTCTGGGGCAAGATGGTCGACGAGCGGCCGCGGAGCAAGGGCAAACCGGATGCGCTCGCCGGCTGA
- a CDS encoding aminodeoxychorismate/anthranilate synthase component II has translation MTARILVVDNYDSFVFNLVQYLYQLGAECEVLRNDEVEPRHARDGFDGVLLSPGPGTPEQAGVCVDMVRHCADTGVPVFGVCLGMQSMAVAYGGVVDRAPELLHGKTSPVLHEGAGVFAGLPSPFTATRYHSLAVEPDTVPDELVVTSWTEAEDVPGGRIVMGLRHRELPVEGVQFHPESVLTEWGHRMLANWLVECGDKGAVARSTGLAPVVGKAGA, from the coding sequence ATGACCGCACGGATTCTCGTCGTCGACAACTACGACAGCTTCGTCTTCAACCTCGTCCAGTACCTCTACCAACTGGGTGCCGAATGCGAGGTGCTGCGCAACGACGAGGTCGAGCCGCGCCATGCGCGGGACGGCTTCGACGGCGTGCTGCTGTCGCCCGGTCCCGGCACCCCCGAGCAGGCCGGCGTCTGCGTCGACATGGTCCGGCACTGCGCGGACACCGGTGTCCCGGTCTTCGGTGTGTGCCTGGGCATGCAGTCGATGGCGGTCGCGTACGGCGGTGTGGTGGACCGGGCGCCCGAGCTGCTGCACGGCAAGACCTCGCCCGTCCTCCACGAGGGCGCCGGGGTGTTCGCCGGCCTGCCCTCCCCGTTCACCGCCACCCGCTACCACTCCCTGGCCGTCGAACCGGACACGGTCCCCGACGAACTGGTCGTCACCTCCTGGACGGAGGCCGAGGACGTCCCCGGCGGGCGGATCGTGATGGGTCTGCGGCACCGTGAACTGCCGGTCGAGGGGGTGCAGTTCCACCCCGAATCGGTGCTGACGGAGTGGGGGCACCGGATGCTGGCCAACTGGCTCGTCGAATGCGGTGACAAGGGGGCGGTGGCGCGCTCCACGGGGCTGGCCCCGGTGGTCGGCAAGGCCGGCGCGTGA
- a CDS encoding class E sortase, with amino-acid sequence MTLRGRTAVRWIVWTLSEICVTAGALIVLFVVYVLFWTGVRADSAMDSEIGKLRQQWSTDPVTGPGGTPAPGGKPDPGRTGAPDARPRRYAPGASFAVMYIPRLGADWAKPVLEGTATDVLKRGLGHYDRTAHPGETGNFSVAGHRRTYGDPFKDFPRLRPGDAVVLTDGATWYTYRIDRRPYTTLPGDIGVIDPVPPKSGFHGPGRYLTLTTCEPEWGHSHRLIAWGHLDSTQPVAQGRPSALTG; translated from the coding sequence ATGACGCTGCGGGGCCGGACGGCGGTGCGGTGGATCGTGTGGACGCTCAGCGAAATCTGTGTCACCGCCGGCGCGCTGATCGTGCTGTTCGTGGTCTACGTCCTCTTCTGGACCGGGGTACGGGCCGACAGCGCCATGGACAGCGAGATCGGCAAGCTCCGGCAGCAGTGGTCCACGGACCCGGTCACCGGACCCGGCGGCACACCGGCTCCCGGCGGGAAGCCGGACCCCGGCCGGACAGGCGCCCCCGACGCGCGGCCCCGCCGCTACGCACCGGGCGCCTCCTTCGCCGTGATGTACATCCCGCGCCTGGGCGCCGACTGGGCCAAGCCCGTGCTCGAAGGCACCGCGACCGACGTCCTCAAGCGCGGCCTGGGCCACTACGACCGCACCGCGCACCCCGGGGAGACCGGCAACTTCTCCGTCGCCGGTCACCGCCGCACGTACGGCGACCCTTTCAAGGACTTCCCGCGGCTGCGCCCCGGCGATGCCGTGGTCCTGACCGACGGCGCGACCTGGTACACCTACCGCATCGACCGCAGGCCCTATACGACGCTGCCCGGCGACATCGGGGTGATCGACCCCGTACCGCCGAAGTCCGGATTCCACGGCCCCGGCCGCTATCTCACGCTCACGACCTGCGAGCCGGAATGGGGCCACAGCCACCGGCTGATCGCCTGGGGACACCTCGATTCCACCCAACCCGTGGCACAGGGAAGGCCATCGGCTTTGACCGGCTGA